Proteins from one Bacteroidales bacterium genomic window:
- a CDS encoding tetratricopeptide repeat protein — protein MKHLAIITILVFISQVAFSQQAEEFYEKAKTKEKQKDFQYASILIDKAIELNDTNIWYWLKKAEIQLNMEESYLTIDYIKRAISIDSTNSEPYNRAGSYYNSRGLKDSSIYMYNKAIRFAENDTIRYSYVMNRGTAKISVMDYKGALEDFKDVLNFKPNDIGCLNNIGNVYKKLGETEKAIQTLKKVIILDENLIGPYINLGLIYTEIDSLDNAIEYFDKALNISPDEPLLFSNRGFTYYKMGNYKLALKDINKSLKGYPTNSYAYKNLALVYFKMDLINEGCTALKYAEHYEYEKRYGDEVKSLIRQYCEN, from the coding sequence ATGAAACATTTAGCAATCATTACAATATTAGTTTTTATTAGCCAGGTAGCATTTTCACAACAAGCAGAGGAGTTTTATGAGAAAGCAAAAACCAAAGAAAAGCAAAAGGATTTTCAATATGCTTCAATATTAATTGATAAAGCGATTGAGTTAAATGATACTAATATTTGGTATTGGCTAAAAAAAGCTGAAATTCAACTCAATATGGAAGAATCATATTTGACGATAGATTATATTAAAAGAGCTATTTCAATTGATTCAACAAATTCAGAACCTTATAATCGTGCAGGTAGTTATTATAATAGTAGAGGCTTAAAAGATTCCTCAATATACATGTATAACAAAGCAATTAGATTTGCCGAAAATGATACAATACGATATTCATACGTTATGAACAGAGGAACTGCAAAGATTTCTGTGATGGATTACAAAGGAGCACTTGAAGATTTCAAAGATGTGTTAAATTTCAAACCTAATGACATAGGTTGTTTAAATAATATTGGTAATGTATACAAAAAGTTAGGTGAAACAGAAAAGGCTATACAAACACTAAAAAAGGTAATTATTTTAGATGAAAATTTAATAGGTCCATATATTAATCTTGGATTGATATATACTGAGATTGATAGTCTTGATAATGCGATTGAATATTTTGATAAAGCTTTAAATATATCACCGGATGAGCCTTTGCTTTTTAGTAATAGGGGATTCACATATTACAAAATGGGAAATTATAAATTAGCCTTGAAAGATATTAATAAATCATTAAAAGGATATCCTACTAATTCTTATGCATACAAAAACCTTGCTTTAGTATATTTCAAAATGGATTTGATAAATGAAGGTTGTACAGCACTTAAATATGCAGAGCATTATGAATATGAAAAAAGATATGGTGATGAAGTCAAGAGTTTAATTAGACAGTATTGCGAAAATTAA
- a CDS encoding helix-turn-helix transcriptional regulator — protein MKKKNKNLTSFADHLDSQYGKRGTSIREQYEEEFEAFRLGVMLQELRKNQGLTQEQLAKKCGTTKSYISRIENDASDIRLLTLMRIIREGLGGHLSLNFNV, from the coding sequence ATTTGACTTCTTTCGCTGACCATTTGGACAGTCAATATGGAAAACGAGGGACTTCAATTAGAGAACAATATGAGGAAGAATTTGAAGCCTTTAGGTTAGGAGTAATGCTTCAAGAACTTCGAAAAAATCAAGGTTTGACCCAGGAGCAATTAGCAAAAAAATGTGGGACAACCAAGTCTTACATTTCTCGAATTGAGAATGATGCCAGTGACATTCGACTATTAACATTAATGAGAATAATTAGAGAAGGATTAGGAGGTCATTTAAGTTTGAATTTTAACGTATAA